The following proteins are co-located in the Bacteroidota bacterium genome:
- a CDS encoding response regulator, which translates to MNSHQADNILVVEDNPDTQILLRYLLQSRYGIHTVTRVEDALAHIEKHEYTLLLVDINLGEERTGVDLLNIVRDHELYATLPMVAITAYAMPGDDHKFLRMGFDAYISKPFSRTELYTAINQVLDHEKTS; encoded by the coding sequence ATGAACAGTCATCAGGCTGACAATATTCTGGTTGTTGAAGACAATCCAGATACGCAGATTTTGCTACGCTATTTGCTGCAATCGCGGTATGGCATCCATACGGTCACCCGTGTTGAAGATGCCCTGGCACATATTGAGAAACACGAGTATACGCTCCTCCTTGTCGATATAAACCTGGGTGAAGAGCGTACCGGAGTTGACCTCCTTAATATTGTGCGGGACCATGAGTTGTATGCTACCTTGCCCATGGTTGCCATCACTGCATATGCCATGCCGGGCGACGATCACAAGTTCCTTCGGATGGGGTTTGATGCCTACATCAGCAAGCCCTTTTCCAGAACAGAGCTTTATACTGCTATAAACCAGGTCCTGGACCACGAAAAGACTTCGTAA
- a CDS encoding helix-hairpin-helix domain-containing protein — protein MRQFPAYIVSLICLHGLCSQTLLIQASARQVAGDTLSEVYPLSPAPWAEVLNDDTPFDEETLARLEVLAEHPINLNQATLAELLTVPFLDEQQAQAILRYRQQHGMFKKAVTLRTARLLSPSEYRLLSRSFTVATSPKKQSAFSLTLIQAAGRKIDLDAAFRRTVEAGGYAGSPSQLYTRLAVSNKRFSLRLALEKDPGETFAWQPNQFLLGFDHVSGTIIWKSSSVVREVLLGDFHVLVGQGLMLWRNTGQGKGTAPLSAPIRPGNGIKAGASREENRFLRGIAITLQPTPRFVARLFASRRKLDAALSEDTGLTKAYVMALGTSGLHRTAGELARQDQLEATITGASFALNYEQATLGLSGYASRFSHSFMAGNRPEDYYDFTGDQLAGISLHGNIKTQTLRVFGELARSFPGTYALIAGVRWRLHPRTSILGVVRVFSRQYQTLYGKAFADQRAKVQNETGWYTALETELHPYWTTSFYADFYQHPWVTFKSGMPRQGFSAFCKLDYTPRNWFTAQLLYRFESDQMRAQAPGPALPIRHAMQEKVHILRFQTVYAFSHLLKLRIQFDRRVLYVAGAYKQGSMLIQDVIWQPNASWRIQLRLSGFTSNGGASTLYAYENDLRYRFTIRAFTGTGSRNFLLLRKRVGTHIAFEVKYGTTLNRQISNTEAGVDLFPGKRIREVQAQFIWHV, from the coding sequence GCGCGGCTTGAGGTCCTGGCTGAACATCCAATTAACCTTAATCAGGCCACACTTGCAGAGCTCCTGACCGTCCCGTTTCTGGACGAGCAGCAAGCACAAGCTATCTTGCGCTACAGGCAGCAGCATGGCATGTTTAAAAAGGCTGTTACGCTACGTACAGCTCGTTTACTCAGCCCAAGTGAATACCGCCTCCTCTCTCGCTCCTTTACTGTAGCGACCTCACCCAAAAAGCAATCAGCCTTTTCGCTGACCCTTATTCAAGCAGCCGGCAGAAAAATAGACCTGGATGCTGCATTTAGACGCACCGTTGAAGCAGGCGGCTATGCCGGCTCACCCAGTCAACTGTATACCAGGCTCGCAGTGTCGAACAAGCGTTTCAGCCTCCGCCTCGCACTTGAAAAAGATCCGGGAGAAACGTTTGCCTGGCAACCCAACCAGTTCTTGCTGGGCTTTGACCATGTTTCAGGTACGATCATATGGAAATCCAGCAGTGTAGTACGCGAGGTACTCCTGGGAGATTTTCATGTGCTGGTTGGCCAAGGCCTCATGTTATGGCGCAATACGGGACAGGGCAAAGGCACTGCCCCCCTCTCCGCCCCGATACGACCTGGGAATGGCATAAAAGCAGGGGCGTCTCGCGAAGAAAACAGGTTTCTGCGCGGCATAGCCATCACGCTCCAACCTACCCCGCGGTTTGTTGCTCGACTCTTTGCATCACGCAGGAAACTCGATGCAGCGTTAAGTGAAGATACAGGGCTAACGAAGGCATATGTTATGGCTCTTGGTACATCAGGGCTGCACCGAACGGCTGGAGAACTAGCCAGACAAGATCAGCTTGAAGCGACTATAACGGGTGCATCTTTCGCATTAAATTACGAGCAGGCAACCCTTGGCCTGAGCGGCTACGCAAGTCGATTTAGTCATAGCTTTATGGCCGGCAACCGTCCGGAAGACTACTACGACTTCACTGGGGATCAGCTTGCCGGCATAAGCCTGCATGGCAATATTAAAACCCAAACCCTACGCGTCTTCGGGGAGTTGGCTCGAAGCTTCCCCGGCACTTATGCCCTGATAGCCGGCGTGCGGTGGCGCCTACATCCCCGCACAAGCATCCTCGGCGTCGTACGTGTTTTCAGCCGGCAGTACCAAACGCTGTATGGCAAAGCCTTTGCCGACCAACGAGCCAAAGTGCAGAATGAAACTGGTTGGTATACGGCATTGGAAACCGAATTACATCCTTATTGGACAACCAGTTTTTATGCGGACTTCTACCAACATCCATGGGTCACGTTTAAGTCAGGCATGCCACGACAAGGCTTCTCTGCATTTTGCAAACTGGATTACACACCACGCAATTGGTTTACGGCTCAGCTACTCTACCGGTTTGAATCAGATCAAATGCGTGCCCAGGCACCAGGTCCTGCACTTCCAATCAGGCACGCAATGCAAGAAAAAGTACACATCTTGCGCTTTCAAACTGTTTATGCTTTTTCCCATCTGCTAAAGTTACGCATTCAATTTGACAGGCGGGTATTATATGTGGCGGGAGCGTACAAACAGGGAAGCATGCTCATCCAGGATGTGATTTGGCAACCCAATGCTTCATGGCGTATCCAACTGCGTTTGTCAGGGTTTACTTCGAATGGCGGTGCATCAACCCTGTACGCTTATGAAAACGATTTACGCTATAGATTTACAATTCGTGCGTTCACTGGCACGGGGTCTCGTAATTTTTTACTTTTAAGAAAACGGGTAGGAACCCATATTGCCTTTGAAGTTAAGTATGGTACTACCCTGAACAGACAGATTTCGAATACCGAAGCCGGCGTAGACCTTTTCCCCGGCAAGCGAATTCGTGAAGTGCAAGCCCAATTCATTTGGCACGTCTGA